A single genomic interval of Drosophila virilis strain 15010-1051.87 chromosome 2, Dvir_AGI_RSII-ME, whole genome shotgun sequence harbors:
- the LOC138910908 gene encoding uncharacterized protein: protein MENININDVSIATLKSWLALLNLPTEGTKTELMARLNKVPVDIRDDAAKELEVQRNKEQTIEAQNELQNIMQQQRDEIANGAEMLKLMRLEIEASRKFLEEFQVTVNRNSHIGGSDGGEQESEVGDLLQLEDGHTEERPRSTDGNAGAADYTGTDGNAGAADHAGAAGNAGAAGRIDESGNAVGGNLNNCIQTGAMMLAKEILLEFTGESEHLLCISKLKGGALKWLHADPMRIIAPIDEMLNQLVLAFGGGFSKSELRQKFEDRVWKPDEVFATYFSEKSILAQDINIDVEELMEGIIRGIPCENLRTQASMHCFTNPAQILRAFAAIKLPIKRVRNHVVKQTAQEAQADKQQRCYNCNVKGHWAKDCLKPKREAGSCYACGSKDHLIAGCPNKKYDMENKYNAL, encoded by the exons atggaaaatataaatataaatgacgtgtcaatagcgacattgaaaagttggttggcattactaaatttgccaacagagggtaccaaaactgagctgatggcgagattaaataaggtaccagtggatatccgagacgatgctgcaaaggaacttgaagttcaacgtaacaaggaacagacaattgaggctcaaaatgagttgcaaaacataatgcaacaacagcgtgacgaaatagcaaatggcgccgagatgctgaaattgatgcgtctcgaaattgaagcgtctcgaaaattcctagaagaatttcaagtaacggtgaaccgcaactcgcacatcggcgggagcgacgggggagagcaagaaagtgaagtcggcgatttattgcagctagaggatggtcacactgaagaaagaccacggtcgacggatggcaacgctggtgcagctgattacactggaacggatggcaacgctggtgcagctgatcacgctggtgcagcgggcaacgctggggcagctggaaggatcgacgaaagtggcaacgctgtcggaggcaacttaaataattgcatccaaactggagcgatgatgttagccaaggaaattttattagaatttactggagaaagtgag cacttgctttgtataagcaaattgaaaggcggtgctttgaagtggttgcatgcagaccctatgcgcatcattgctccgattgacgagatgctaaatcaattggttttggccttcgggggaggattttcgaagtcggaactacgacagaagttcgaggatcgggtttggaaaccagatgaggtgttcgccacatattttagcgaaaaaagcatattggcacaggacatcaacattgatgtagaggagttaatggagggtattattcgaggcataccttgcgaaaacttgcgcactcaagctagtatgcattgctttaccaatccggctcaaattttacgtgcgtttgcagctataaagttgccaattaaacgggtacgaaaccatgtagtgaaacaaactgcacaggaagcacaggcggacaaacaacaacgttgctacaattgcaatgttaagggccattgggccaaagattgtttaaagcccaaacgggaggcaggatcttgctatgcgtgcggctcaaaggatcatttaatagcaggatgtccaaataaaaagtatgatatggaaaacaaatataatgccttatag